From a single Paenibacillus sp. FSL R5-0345 genomic region:
- a CDS encoding ThuA domain-containing protein: MRKALIVWGGWDGHEPELVADIFAKLLQEEQFEVEVSNTLEAFGDAERLLGLDLIVPVWTMGTIDQKLVDNVSAAVQNGTGLAGCHGGMCDSFRNNVDWQFMTGGQWVAHPGNDGVNYTVEICQSSSPLVEGLEDFTVCSEQYYLHVDPAVEVLATTRFPVVEGPHSFNKAVDMPVAWTKRWGHGRVYYNSLGHHADIVAMPQVKKMMRRGLLWAAEGKTHAQSHLSAVSSSYSGMADSQ, from the coding sequence ATGAGAAAAGCATTGATTGTATGGGGCGGCTGGGATGGCCATGAGCCTGAACTGGTAGCTGATATATTCGCTAAGTTGTTACAAGAGGAACAGTTTGAAGTGGAGGTATCGAATACACTTGAGGCTTTTGGTGATGCGGAGAGGCTTCTTGGATTAGATTTGATCGTTCCGGTATGGACAATGGGGACAATCGATCAGAAGCTAGTGGATAATGTCTCGGCAGCTGTACAGAACGGTACGGGTCTTGCAGGATGTCATGGCGGGATGTGTGATTCTTTCCGAAATAATGTGGATTGGCAGTTTATGACGGGGGGACAATGGGTAGCTCATCCCGGCAATGATGGTGTGAACTACACCGTAGAGATTTGCCAAAGCTCAAGTCCTTTGGTAGAGGGATTAGAAGACTTCACCGTTTGTTCAGAGCAATATTATCTGCATGTTGATCCGGCTGTAGAAGTACTTGCAACGACTCGGTTTCCAGTTGTTGAAGGCCCGCATTCTTTCAACAAAGCCGTGGATATGCCAGTAGCTTGGACCAAACGATGGGGTCATGGCAGAGTGTATTATAATTCACTTGGACATCATGCCGATATTGTAGCTATGCCACAGGTAAAGAAAATGATGCGCAGAGGACTGCTATGGGCTGCCGAGGGAAAAACTCACGCACAATCCCATCTTTCAGCGGTTAGTAGTAGCTATAGCGGAATGGCAGACAGTCAATAA
- a CDS encoding LysR family transcriptional regulator, whose translation MSINKYEIFLKVVELGSLTKAADVLGFTQSGISHTISSLEMEFGFTLLIRNRSGVKLTVNGEQVLQPIREILKWNEKLKQEVADIHGLEVGTITIGTFTSVSVHWLPGMIKQFRSEYPYIEIRLMEGGYLEVEQWIEAGVVDCGFISLPTRDKFDVIPLKKDRMLGIVSKENPLSAEPFLSLSQIAKEDFIIPKAGSDYDVRRVLDKAGIKPNIKFSAGDDYAIMAMVEKGLGISILPELVLTRQNYNVTMLELEERSFRSLGIAVHSMKYASPATKKFLKHVQAWLTGNDKIP comes from the coding sequence TTGAGCATTAATAAATATGAGATTTTTCTAAAGGTTGTAGAGCTAGGGAGCTTAACAAAAGCAGCAGATGTGCTGGGCTTTACGCAATCTGGAATTAGCCACACGATTAGTAGCTTGGAGATGGAGTTTGGTTTCACGTTATTAATTAGAAATAGATCCGGCGTTAAATTGACGGTAAATGGGGAGCAGGTGCTGCAGCCTATCCGTGAAATTCTAAAGTGGAATGAAAAGTTGAAGCAGGAGGTGGCAGATATACATGGGCTAGAGGTAGGGACCATTACCATCGGTACATTCACCAGTGTATCTGTGCATTGGCTGCCAGGAATGATTAAGCAATTTCGCAGTGAGTACCCCTATATAGAAATCAGGTTGATGGAAGGTGGTTACTTAGAGGTTGAGCAATGGATCGAGGCTGGAGTCGTTGATTGTGGTTTTATTTCTCTGCCTACACGCGATAAGTTCGATGTCATTCCATTAAAAAAGGATAGGATGCTAGGCATCGTGTCCAAAGAAAATCCGCTTAGTGCTGAGCCGTTTCTATCCTTATCCCAAATTGCTAAAGAGGATTTCATCATACCAAAGGCAGGTTCGGATTATGATGTTAGACGTGTACTGGATAAGGCAGGCATCAAACCGAATATTAAGTTCTCAGCAGGTGATGATTATGCCATTATGGCCATGGTGGAGAAGGGGCTTGGAATTAGTATTTTGCCAGAGCTTGTATTAACTCGTCAGAATTATAATGTAACGATGCTTGAATTGGAGGAACGTAGTTTCAGATCACTGGGGATTGCTGTACATTCCATGAAATACGCTTCTCCTGCCACTAAAAAATTCCTAAAGCATGTACAAGCGTGGTTGACGGGCAATGATAAAATCCCCTGA
- a CDS encoding LacI family DNA-binding transcriptional regulator codes for MVHEKMYARTLIECAFVGGISIASRKEVAELAGVSEATVSRVLNNVGPLKEETKERVLAAALKLGYTPSSLAQSFARRRSGNLGVVMPYLPKARLFSTYYFSEILSGIGSKAREEGYDLLMLFRNAEEPMDYSALFKMRKIDACIVLGAKEEPGELASLRRLKVEGHPFCLINQHFEGEAFHEVDADHVEGSRKAVKHFLDQGLTRIAFLNGPVSYSNSRDRLTGYSRALEESNLPLDDSLLFEGNFSRKSGVMAAKEMLPLLNVIDAIVAANDRMAIGLQQGLQELGIPKDRIPAMVGYDDSDAAELTTPALSSVHVPFYELGEIAVTKVLELLGCSLSETAASSQIIQIKLPTELVIRASSIIMNPKEE; via the coding sequence ATGGTTCATGAGAAAATGTACGCGCGTACATTAATTGAATGCGCTTTCGTAGGAGGGATTTCTATCGCCAGCCGTAAAGAGGTTGCCGAGCTTGCCGGAGTCTCAGAAGCCACAGTCTCTCGTGTGCTAAACAATGTAGGTCCGCTCAAGGAAGAAACGAAGGAACGGGTGTTGGCCGCTGCTCTAAAGCTGGGATATACTCCTAGCTCACTCGCTCAGAGCTTTGCTCGAAGAAGGAGTGGGAATCTCGGTGTAGTCATGCCTTATTTGCCAAAAGCTCGCTTGTTCTCCACTTATTATTTTTCGGAAATATTAAGCGGCATTGGGAGTAAGGCGCGAGAAGAGGGCTATGATCTGTTAATGCTGTTTCGAAACGCTGAAGAACCAATGGACTATAGCGCATTGTTTAAGATGCGGAAGATTGATGCTTGCATTGTACTCGGTGCCAAAGAAGAACCAGGTGAGCTAGCCTCACTTCGCCGATTGAAGGTGGAAGGTCATCCGTTTTGCCTGATTAATCAGCATTTTGAAGGAGAGGCCTTTCATGAGGTGGATGCTGATCATGTCGAAGGAAGCCGGAAAGCGGTCAAACACTTCCTGGATCAGGGCCTGACGAGGATTGCCTTTCTAAACGGCCCGGTATCTTATTCGAACAGCCGAGATCGTTTAACTGGTTATTCGCGTGCGTTGGAGGAGTCGAACCTTCCTTTGGATGATTCACTTTTATTCGAAGGGAATTTCAGTCGTAAAAGCGGTGTTATGGCTGCCAAAGAGATGTTGCCTCTGCTGAATGTGATTGATGCCATTGTAGCCGCAAATGATCGAATGGCTATTGGTTTGCAACAAGGTTTGCAGGAGCTAGGTATCCCAAAGGATCGTATCCCAGCTATGGTGGGCTATGATGATTCGGATGCCGCTGAGCTTACCACCCCCGCCTTAAGCAGTGTGCATGTTCCCTTTTATGAGCTGGGTGAAATCGCTGTAACTAAGGTACTAGAATTGCTGGGGTGTAGCCTCTCAGAAACGGCAGCGTCCTCCCAAATCATCCAGATTAAACTACCGACAGAATTAGTAATACGAGCTTCATCAATAATTATGAATCCTAAGGAGGAATAA
- a CDS encoding Gfo/Idh/MocA family protein codes for MDKVKVGIIGCGKISSIYMENCQKFEILDLVACADLDLARAQEQADKYNIPNVYTTEQLLNDPGIEIVINLTIPAVHAEVCLKAIEAGKHVYVEKPLAVTREEGRQVLSAAREKGVLVGSAPETFFGSGIQTVLKLIEEGVIGEPVAATSFMMGRGHEHWHPDPEFYYAAGGGPMFDMGPYYLTALVQLLGPIRTVSGMTGKALEERTITSEKKLGNKIPVQIPTHVAGTLRFENGAIATLITSFDIFGGSNLPHIEIYGTLGTIQVPDPNNFGGPVKFRLMGENEWTEQTLLSGYDQNTRGIGPADMAYAIRTGRKHRASGELAYHVLEAMWAFHDSSDAHSFYEMESTCTRPEALPIGLAPYTLD; via the coding sequence ATGGATAAAGTCAAAGTAGGAATTATCGGATGCGGTAAAATTAGTAGTATCTATATGGAGAACTGCCAGAAGTTCGAGATTCTAGATCTAGTTGCCTGTGCGGACTTGGACTTGGCGAGAGCACAGGAGCAAGCGGATAAATACAATATTCCGAACGTTTATACCACAGAGCAATTACTGAATGATCCGGGGATAGAGATCGTTATCAACCTGACGATTCCAGCGGTTCATGCGGAAGTATGCCTGAAAGCTATTGAAGCGGGTAAACATGTGTACGTTGAGAAACCACTAGCTGTGACAAGAGAAGAAGGACGCCAAGTTCTGTCTGCGGCACGTGAAAAGGGTGTATTAGTGGGCAGCGCCCCGGAAACATTCTTTGGATCGGGCATTCAAACCGTTTTGAAGCTGATCGAGGAGGGTGTAATTGGCGAACCCGTTGCAGCTACCTCATTTATGATGGGGCGTGGACATGAACATTGGCATCCAGATCCAGAATTCTACTATGCCGCTGGTGGAGGTCCAATGTTCGATATGGGACCATACTATTTGACAGCATTGGTGCAGTTATTGGGTCCAATTCGTACGGTTAGCGGGATGACTGGTAAAGCGCTAGAAGAACGCACGATTACAAGTGAGAAGAAATTGGGTAATAAAATTCCTGTTCAAATTCCAACTCACGTTGCCGGAACATTAAGATTTGAGAATGGAGCCATTGCAACGCTGATTACAAGCTTTGATATTTTTGGCGGCAGTAACCTGCCGCATATAGAAATTTACGGAACACTTGGAACAATTCAAGTGCCGGATCCTAATAACTTTGGCGGTCCGGTGAAATTCCGGCTCATGGGTGAGAATGAATGGACAGAGCAAACGCTGTTATCTGGATATGATCAAAATACGCGCGGAATTGGTCCAGCGGATATGGCTTATGCCATTCGGACGGGAAGAAAGCACCGCGCCAGTGGAGAATTGGCTTATCATGTACTAGAAGCGATGTGGGCATTCCATGATTCTTCAGACGCTCATTCATTCTACGAAATGGAGAGTACTTGCACCCGTCCTGAAGCTCTTCCGATTGGACTCGCTCCTTATACATTAGATTAG
- a CDS encoding helix-turn-helix domain-containing protein: protein MSYPNDLKEYPQLEEKTYPFRLFFNECKNAKIGQNILFLHWHEHFEIIIMQEGSAIFHIDSKPYELHAGEVLFVPSGGLHVGYSLRDDHVRFISVVFHSSLFKDWKQDPQHEQFVVPYLENRYQLPVKPAELVPTCSTYFSLLDTIVDEVHQKGPAFQLVIKNQLHLLFVLLSRTFLPEQVSGRTNERHSFNRERFKPLLEYMENHFDDKMTVESAARSVNLNPYHFCKTFKKLTGRTFIDYVNLCRVNEAERLLLETDFTVTEIAGRVGCDNPNYFTKLFKQYKGITPSAVRK, encoded by the coding sequence ATGAGTTACCCTAATGATCTTAAAGAATATCCTCAATTAGAAGAAAAAACGTATCCCTTCCGATTATTTTTTAATGAATGCAAGAACGCAAAGATCGGTCAGAATATCCTATTTTTGCACTGGCATGAGCATTTCGAAATCATCATTATGCAGGAAGGCAGCGCCATTTTTCACATAGACAGCAAGCCCTATGAACTGCATGCCGGAGAGGTACTGTTTGTTCCCTCTGGAGGATTGCATGTTGGGTACAGTCTACGGGATGATCATGTTCGTTTTATCTCAGTCGTATTCCATAGTTCTTTATTTAAGGATTGGAAGCAGGATCCTCAGCATGAGCAGTTTGTAGTCCCTTATTTAGAGAATCGTTATCAGCTGCCGGTCAAACCTGCAGAGCTTGTTCCGACCTGCTCCACATATTTTTCTCTTCTGGATACCATCGTTGATGAAGTACATCAGAAAGGTCCTGCTTTTCAACTGGTCATCAAGAATCAACTGCATTTACTCTTTGTGCTGCTCTCTCGCACCTTTCTACCTGAACAGGTTTCTGGTAGAACAAATGAGCGTCATTCCTTTAATCGCGAACGTTTTAAGCCACTACTAGAGTACATGGAGAACCATTTCGATGACAAAATGACCGTAGAAAGCGCCGCAAGATCTGTAAATCTAAATCCTTATCATTTCTGCAAAACCTTTAAGAAGCTAACAGGCCGAACCTTCATCGATTATGTTAATCTTTGCCGAGTAAACGAAGCGGAGCGATTGCTGCTCGAGACAGATTTCACAGTGACTGAGATTGCCGGGAGAGTGGGCTGCGACAATCCCAATTACTTTACCAAGCTATTCAAGCAGTATAAAGGCATTACCCCTTCAGCGGTTCGGAAATAG
- a CDS encoding GNAT family N-acetyltransferase → MEIRAYQESDISQLISLFYETVHAVNKQDYSQEQLDAWAPNEEKALKLNTWSTSLRQNITYVAEMNGYIVGFSDMTMEGHLDRLYVHKDFQGQGVASALVNKLELKARELDLHEMDTEASITARPFFERHGYELAAEQSVERKGVLLINYRMRKKLM, encoded by the coding sequence ATGGAAATTAGGGCTTATCAGGAATCGGATATTAGTCAGCTTATCTCATTGTTCTATGAGACGGTTCATGCTGTAAACAAACAAGACTATTCACAAGAACAGCTTGATGCTTGGGCACCTAATGAGGAAAAGGCCCTCAAACTTAATACATGGAGTACTTCTTTACGTCAAAATATTACTTATGTAGCCGAAATGAACGGATACATAGTTGGCTTTTCGGATATGACTATGGAAGGGCACTTGGATCGTCTTTATGTCCACAAAGATTTCCAAGGCCAAGGCGTAGCCTCTGCTCTCGTGAACAAGCTTGAATTGAAAGCGAGAGAGCTTGATCTTCATGAAATGGATACCGAAGCAAGTATTACAGCGAGACCCTTTTTCGAACGACATGGTTACGAGCTTGCTGCAGAACAAAGTGTTGAACGAAAAGGCGTTCTGTTAATTAATTATCGGATGCGTAAAAAGTTAATGTAA
- a CDS encoding Gfo/Idh/MocA family protein, giving the protein MKQLRIGMIGYKFMGKAHSNAYRSLPMFFPKALKPEMSVICGRNAEALEEAATQLGWSDCVTDWKDLITREDIDLIDINAPSNAHKEIALAAAKAGKHIFCEKPLALTLADSREMLQAAEDAGVTHMVGFNYRFSPAVRLAKKLVESGRLGEIYHFRAWFLQDWIIDPEFPLVWRLQKEIAGSGSHGDLGAHLIDLAHFLVGDVKEVIGMSETFIKERPLAAEMTGLSAKGDKNAPKGKVTVDDATLFLARFANGALGSFEATRFAAGHRSTNSFEINGSLGSVKFDFERMNELEVYLTSDAEDVQGFRRVLATDPAHEYAEAWWPPGHTIGFEHTFIHEMLELSNAIEEERQPEPNFHDGVKCQAVLEAVERSIEQRRWVNISEM; this is encoded by the coding sequence ATGAAACAGCTTCGCATTGGAATGATCGGTTATAAATTTATGGGTAAGGCTCATAGTAATGCTTACCGCAGTCTGCCAATGTTTTTCCCGAAAGCGCTTAAGCCAGAGATGTCTGTGATTTGTGGACGGAATGCTGAAGCGCTTGAAGAGGCTGCCACTCAGTTAGGATGGTCGGATTGTGTAACAGATTGGAAAGATCTAATCACTCGTGAGGATATTGATCTTATTGATATAAATGCCCCTAGTAATGCACATAAGGAGATAGCTTTGGCTGCAGCCAAAGCAGGTAAGCATATTTTTTGTGAGAAACCACTCGCGCTGACCTTGGCGGATTCCCGTGAAATGCTGCAAGCCGCTGAAGATGCAGGGGTTACACATATGGTTGGTTTTAATTATCGCTTTTCGCCAGCGGTTAGACTTGCTAAGAAGCTAGTTGAGAGCGGACGGCTTGGAGAAATCTATCATTTTCGGGCATGGTTTCTACAAGATTGGATTATTGATCCGGAGTTCCCGTTAGTGTGGAGATTGCAGAAGGAAATTGCGGGTTCAGGCTCACATGGTGATTTGGGTGCGCATCTCATTGATTTGGCACATTTCTTAGTAGGTGATGTGAAAGAAGTAATCGGCATGAGTGAGACCTTCATTAAAGAACGTCCGCTTGCTGCTGAAATGACCGGATTAAGCGCTAAAGGGGACAAGAATGCACCAAAGGGAAAGGTTACTGTTGATGATGCGACATTGTTTTTAGCCCGTTTTGCAAACGGTGCCTTGGGTAGTTTTGAAGCTACGCGGTTCGCAGCAGGCCATCGCTCTACCAATTCATTTGAGATAAACGGCAGTCTAGGTAGTGTGAAATTCGATTTTGAGCGGATGAATGAACTTGAAGTCTATTTAACCTCAGACGCAGAGGATGTACAGGGCTTTCGGCGTGTGCTGGCTACAGATCCTGCGCATGAATATGCGGAGGCTTGGTGGCCGCCGGGTCATACGATTGGCTTTGAACATACGTTTATCCACGAGATGTTGGAGTTATCCAATGCGATAGAAGAAGAACGTCAGCCTGAACCTAATTTCCATGACGGAGTGAAATGCCAAGCTGTGTTAGAAGCTGTAGAACGCTCTATTGAACAGCGCCGGTGGGTCAATATATCTGAGATGTAA
- a CDS encoding sugar phosphate isomerase/epimerase family protein — MKDTMRIGTLVGGGDAVRVIPQIVGHGFESFSLTFWQTTGETDLVETGKRVQELAAEHDFVISSVGIFGNPLTNTGDNSDAIASWERLIDHAHLFGTDMVSGFTGRLPGVSIDESIPKFTEVFGELSKRAADRGLRIAFENCSMGGDWGSGDWNIAHNPLAWEKMFNAVPADNIGLEWEPCHQMVQLIDPIPQLRKWTDKIFHVHGKDATIAWDIVKEYGIHGPNPYVWHRTPGFGDTNWTDVISILRQAGYKGTIDIEGWHDPVYRDELEMMGQVHALNYLKQCRGGSFVPNPL; from the coding sequence ATGAAGGATACAATGCGAATTGGAACATTAGTAGGCGGCGGCGACGCTGTAAGAGTGATTCCGCAAATTGTAGGACATGGATTTGAATCTTTTAGCTTAACCTTCTGGCAAACTACAGGGGAAACAGATCTCGTAGAAACTGGAAAGCGTGTGCAAGAGCTTGCAGCAGAACATGACTTCGTGATCTCATCTGTTGGGATCTTCGGCAATCCTTTGACGAATACTGGTGATAATTCCGATGCAATTGCGAGCTGGGAGCGACTGATTGATCATGCTCATTTGTTCGGAACGGATATGGTATCAGGTTTTACAGGAAGGCTGCCAGGGGTATCCATTGATGAATCCATTCCGAAGTTTACCGAGGTGTTTGGAGAGTTGTCCAAAAGAGCAGCGGATCGCGGTTTGCGAATTGCCTTCGAGAACTGTTCCATGGGTGGAGACTGGGGATCAGGTGACTGGAATATTGCTCACAATCCATTAGCTTGGGAGAAGATGTTCAATGCTGTGCCTGCTGATAATATAGGGCTCGAATGGGAGCCATGTCATCAGATGGTCCAATTGATTGATCCGATTCCGCAGCTTCGTAAATGGACAGATAAGATTTTCCATGTGCATGGTAAGGATGCGACCATCGCTTGGGATATTGTAAAAGAATATGGTATCCACGGGCCAAATCCTTATGTATGGCACCGTACTCCGGGCTTTGGAGATACGAACTGGACCGATGTTATTTCTATTTTGCGTCAGGCAGGTTATAAAGGTACGATTGATATTGAAGGCTGGCATGATCCTGTTTATCGGGATGAGCTGGAAATGATGGGACAAGTACATGCTTTAAATTATTTGAAACAATGCCGGGGCGGTAGCTTTGTACCTAATCCGCTGTAA
- a CDS encoding DUF3221 domain-containing protein — protein MLKRTGGWIVISVVILFISGCSEDQQSYKEPAPAAAITANPDILATASAEIEDPEAEKVLYSSDPEAVKAFLSAQKIPNGDIYLQDNKVHINIVGLSKQIEQRFAQTFAAGTYELHDVKYSMQELLAAQELLYKQELYQKLNLYGSGVDTIGNKVTITIPSDYAEPAILEIEKWIDPDMLTYDISELGEPHVIGQIVQIDTKQAKRILILEPGMEDPSYWFSFNQKSTMFNEAGESISFKDLKVGQQVELWSTGTVNESFPALASVRRLELTAME, from the coding sequence ATGCTTAAGAGGACTGGCGGCTGGATAGTGATATCTGTTGTTATTCTATTCATAAGTGGTTGTTCAGAAGATCAACAATCGTATAAAGAGCCGGCTCCAGCTGCTGCAATTACTGCAAATCCAGATATCTTGGCTACTGCGAGCGCTGAAATAGAAGATCCTGAAGCTGAAAAAGTGCTTTACTCCAGTGATCCAGAGGCGGTTAAAGCTTTCCTGTCGGCTCAGAAGATTCCTAACGGAGATATCTATCTACAGGATAATAAGGTTCATATCAATATCGTGGGTTTGAGCAAGCAGATTGAGCAGCGGTTTGCTCAGACTTTCGCGGCAGGTACTTATGAGCTCCATGATGTAAAATATTCGATGCAAGAGTTATTAGCTGCACAAGAGCTTTTGTATAAACAAGAACTCTACCAGAAGCTTAATCTATACGGTTCCGGTGTGGACACGATTGGTAATAAAGTAACGATTACAATTCCATCTGATTATGCTGAACCTGCCATACTTGAGATAGAAAAGTGGATTGATCCGGATATGTTGACCTACGACATTTCAGAGCTAGGCGAACCACATGTAATAGGTCAAATCGTACAGATCGATACCAAACAGGCGAAGCGGATTCTCATTCTTGAACCTGGTATGGAAGATCCCTCTTACTGGTTCTCATTCAATCAGAAGTCAACAATGTTTAATGAAGCTGGAGAATCGATTAGCTTTAAGGATTTGAAAGTAGGGCAGCAGGTTGAGCTTTGGAGTACCGGTACGGTGAATGAATCTTTTCCCGCGCTTGCAAGTGTGCGGAGGCTAGAGCTTACAGCAATGGAATAA
- a CDS encoding Gfo/Idh/MocA family protein, translated as MTAQYRVAVAGCGGMANAWIEYALSRSDIQIVALVDIRLESAQAMAAKHEISCLTFTDIKEAIQATEANLVFDVTVPGSHYSISSTALELGCNVFSEKPLAETMEECTKIVEISERTGNAHAVMQNRRYDPRIRSLRNLIESDTIGRVGYISASFFLGAHFGGFRDVMESPLLLDMAIHTFDQARFISGANPISVYCQEFNPPGSWYKGNASAVCIFEMSDGSVFTYQGSWCAEGASTSWEAAWRLNGEKGTAIWDGHEMPYAEVVEAGDQSDKFIRDVERVNGEIVNMDKTFHQGCLEEMFLSLAEERPAETNCRDNRYSMAMVFGALESAKTGQKIDLIQFMSASEL; from the coding sequence ATGACAGCTCAGTACCGTGTAGCGGTTGCAGGTTGCGGAGGAATGGCTAACGCCTGGATTGAATACGCTTTATCACGTTCAGATATTCAGATTGTTGCTCTTGTAGATATACGATTGGAGTCAGCACAAGCGATGGCAGCAAAGCATGAGATTTCTTGTCTCACGTTTACTGACATTAAAGAAGCAATTCAGGCGACTGAAGCTAATCTTGTGTTTGACGTTACAGTTCCGGGAAGCCATTACAGCATTTCTAGCACTGCATTAGAACTTGGATGTAACGTGTTTAGTGAGAAACCACTGGCAGAGACTATGGAAGAGTGCACTAAGATTGTTGAGATCTCAGAAAGAACTGGAAATGCCCATGCTGTGATGCAGAATCGCCGTTATGACCCTCGTATTCGTTCTTTGCGCAACTTAATTGAGTCTGATACCATTGGGAGAGTAGGTTACATCAGTGCTAGCTTTTTCCTCGGCGCTCATTTCGGGGGGTTCCGTGATGTCATGGAAAGTCCTCTACTACTGGATATGGCGATTCACACCTTTGATCAGGCCCGATTTATAAGTGGAGCCAATCCGATATCTGTTTACTGCCAGGAGTTTAATCCACCCGGATCATGGTATAAGGGGAATGCGTCGGCAGTCTGTATCTTTGAGATGTCGGATGGGTCTGTATTTACTTATCAGGGGTCTTGGTGTGCAGAAGGTGCCTCTACCTCTTGGGAAGCAGCTTGGCGTCTGAATGGGGAAAAAGGAACTGCGATTTGGGATGGTCATGAAATGCCATATGCAGAAGTAGTCGAAGCAGGAGATCAGAGTGATAAATTTATTCGTGATGTTGAGCGTGTAAATGGAGAGATTGTTAATATGGACAAAACCTTCCATCAAGGATGTTTGGAGGAAATGTTCCTGTCCCTAGCAGAAGAGCGTCCAGCAGAGACGAATTGTAGGGATAATCGGTATAGTATGGCAATGGTATTTGGAGCGCTGGAAAGTGCTAAAACAGGTCAGAAAATTGATCTTATCCAGTTCATGAGTGCTTCAGAGCTGTAA
- a CDS encoding DMT family transporter, translating to MKPLKAELMLLVVTLFWGSSYIFMKMGLGTLGEFNLIALRFGLAFILAAVIFHKRLRKADIKTLKYGALLGFLLLGVFTCITFGLKTTTTSNAGFLVALTVIFVPILDRVLFKKRVAPPQVFGSVLAIAGIGLLTLNATLKIQPGDFLCILSAVFYAVQILFTGKAVKECDSLNIGILQLGFAGGFAIVLSALFETPSLPSTLPAWIAILALGILCSACGFILQPIAQKYTTPTRTGLIFSLEPVFAALFGYWFAAEKLSMQGYAGAALVLLGIVASELLGKVTVSPQWTQKKPEHL from the coding sequence ATGAAACCGCTCAAAGCTGAGCTGATGCTGTTAGTTGTAACATTATTTTGGGGTTCTTCCTACATATTTATGAAAATGGGGTTAGGTACGTTAGGTGAATTCAATTTGATTGCACTCCGCTTCGGACTTGCTTTTATATTAGCCGCAGTGATCTTTCATAAACGCTTAAGAAAAGCTGACATCAAAACATTGAAATATGGTGCTTTACTCGGATTCTTACTCCTAGGCGTGTTCACATGTATAACGTTCGGACTTAAGACTACGACAACCTCCAATGCCGGATTTTTAGTAGCCCTTACGGTCATTTTTGTACCGATACTAGATCGAGTACTTTTCAAAAAAAGAGTCGCACCTCCGCAAGTTTTTGGCTCCGTACTCGCTATAGCTGGAATCGGACTCCTTACATTAAACGCTACCTTAAAAATCCAACCCGGTGACTTCCTTTGTATTCTCTCAGCGGTGTTTTATGCGGTCCAGATCTTATTTACTGGAAAGGCAGTCAAAGAATGTGATTCACTGAATATTGGGATCTTGCAGTTGGGATTTGCCGGAGGGTTTGCTATAGTGTTATCAGCACTGTTCGAGACGCCTTCGCTGCCTTCAACTTTACCGGCATGGATAGCGATCCTCGCACTTGGGATACTCTGTAGTGCCTGCGGATTCATCTTACAACCAATAGCTCAAAAATATACGACACCAACCCGCACCGGACTGATTTTCTCCCTTGAGCCGGTATTCGCTGCGCTGTTTGGTTATTGGTTCGCCGCCGAAAAGCTATCGATGCAAGGGTATGCTGGCGCAGCCCTTGTTCTACTGGGGATTGTAGCATCAGAGCTACTCGGTAAAGTTACTGTCAGTCCTCAGTGGACTCAGAAGAAACCAGAACATCTATAA